From Halalkalibaculum roseum, one genomic window encodes:
- the rsfS gene encoding ribosome silencing factor: protein MPQKAQKPDQQFKSVNENKTADSQKLIEAISEGLLDKKAEDITILDVHELTTLADKFVICHAATDVQIKAIADSVVKQTNEQLGEKPWKEEGRDSRRWVILDYVNVVVHIFKKELREYYALEKMWNDAEIIKVEDTKAAQ from the coding sequence ATGCCCCAAAAAGCTCAAAAGCCTGATCAACAATTTAAAAGCGTCAACGAAAATAAAACGGCAGATTCACAAAAACTTATTGAAGCCATCTCTGAAGGGCTACTGGATAAGAAAGCCGAAGATATTACCATTCTGGACGTTCATGAGTTGACCACACTGGCGGATAAGTTTGTCATTTGCCACGCCGCAACCGATGTACAGATCAAGGCTATTGCTGACAGCGTTGTAAAGCAAACCAATGAACAGCTGGGTGAGAAACCTTGGAAAGAAGAAGGACGCGACAGCCGCAGATGGGTTATCCTTGATTACGTGAATGTTGTGGTTCACATATTTAAGAAAGAGTTGCGCGAATACTATGCGCTGGAAAAGATGTGGAATGACGCAGAAATCATTAAAGTGGAGGACACCAAAGCCGCTCAATGA
- a CDS encoding LytR C-terminal domain-containing protein encodes MANKKDSNTFVLNAVIGFLSLLLFLLIFGLFTRVVYPRIQNERAEEQPQLIGDIIQLEVLNGCGVAGLANQFTSALRKNGFDVVETGNFDNFDMQETIIISRTYNTDNAERVAKALGINAENILVEASDDFYLDATIVIGSDYNSLNLN; translated from the coding sequence ATGGCCAACAAGAAAGACTCAAACACATTTGTACTTAACGCTGTTATAGGATTTTTAAGTTTACTGCTCTTTCTGTTGATTTTCGGTCTCTTTACGCGGGTAGTGTACCCTCGCATCCAAAATGAACGCGCAGAAGAGCAGCCTCAATTAATTGGCGATATCATTCAGCTTGAAGTTTTAAATGGATGCGGTGTTGCCGGACTGGCAAATCAGTTTACTTCAGCACTTCGAAAAAATGGATTTGATGTTGTCGAGACCGGCAATTTCGACAATTTTGATATGCAGGAAACTATAATTATTTCCCGTACTTATAACACTGACAACGCCGAGCGGGTAGCCAAAGCACTCGGCATTAACGCCGAAAATATTCTCGTGGAGGCTTCGGATGATTTTTATCTGGATGCCACGATTGTAATCGGTTCTGACTATAACTCACTCAACCTCAATTAA